The Nicotiana tabacum cultivar K326 chromosome 5, ASM71507v2, whole genome shotgun sequence sequence CTCAAAGACGACGGTGATTTCGATAAACTTCGCCTCAAAATTCTACGCAAAATCAAAGAAAACGTCAGTATtttgctttttcttcttttattatagCTTTTAGGGTTTCTCATTGGGCTAACCTATTTATTTATCTCCGGTTTCTGTATTGTTATACTTGTTTAgggtttaagttatatacattgaTAGAGTACAACAATAATGACATACCCAatgtaatcccacaagtagggtaTAGGGAGCGTATTGAGTATGCACTCTTTACCCCTACATGTAATAGAGTGATAATGTAATAAATTTTTCACACTATCATGTAATTTAACCTATTATATCATGTTACTAACATTTATTCTGGATTACCAATTAATGCTATTTAATAGAGTAAGTGACCTGATTGTGTACATAGAATTAAACTATTAAACATAtgagtttaagttctatgcacCGATGAGATAAAACATATTTTGAAGGTCACTTAAAATATAATGGCAGGATTCTTTTTAATAGCATTGATTGGTAATCTAGAATAATTGGTAAGTTAACTTGCTATAATAGGTtaaagagtttaagttatatataccaaTGTAAGGAATTTATCAGCTCACCTTTACCTGTTGTAGCAGATAGTCCGTAGTctgtcttttaaaaaaaaataacaaatccTATATTTAAGGAGGCTGGCTTACCTGTAAAAATATCCGTTGGTTGAACTGATAATGTTCTTTACAGTGCTGATGTACATAACTTAAActcaaaaagaaaatataagaatGCTACATATgtgatttgaattaaaaaattattattacaaCAAAAGGAGTTTGTTCTTCCCCTATTTGCGCAGTATAACTTCCCCATTAATTGCATGTGGCTCTGGCCTTTGGCACTGATTGGACATTGGAGATCAATtttaggatttaagttatatacccGGAAGGTGAGGTATGTAATTTATTTGGGGAAGGCGCCTCCTAAAGAGAAACATGGGTGTTCAAAAGTAGGCTCAAGCTAAGATTCTGCTCAGTAGAATGGTATAGCCGACCTGACAATGAGACCAACAGATGGAAGCAAAAGTTGATCATGGTGATCCGGGTGTCAATTGATCAAAATTCAAAGAGTCAATGGACTTTAAAGAATTGTTACACTGTAAGTGAAATTTAACCTAACCCAtacctatgttgctcggactatCCGAAATTATCGCCGGTTGCGTGTCAGAACCTCCAAAAGTAGTGTAGTTTCGGAGGATCTTACACAGGTGTGGcatcattttggagagtccgcaaCATAGACCCATACTATCTGGTTTACCAATTTTCTAACCCTTCTTCTAGGTTACACATCCACTCTTAAACTAGACTGCTATTTGCAATTGGTTTTTAAGTAACTTACAGGTCCATTATCAGCGTATAAACGTTAAAACTCTAATTATGTAGTGCACGTCCTACATACATGTTTATGCTTGTTTCGGCTTTCATTTGGAGGCTTAACATcattgaaaaacaaaaatatgcTTCTTTTTAGTTTAGAACTGTAGAAGTACAGATAACGTCGGTTAAAGATTCAATAAGGACTTTGCCGGATGCAGAAGATCTGAAAACCCAACATATTCCTTGGTTGATTTTTGTTACTAGACTTACTGGCAGGATTTATTGGCATGTTAAACCTGGCCAGGCCTTTACTTAAAAGCTCTTCTAACTCCATATGAATTTCCATGGGAACTCTTGACTTCCATTGCATCCAAGGAAAAATTTGTGAAACGGAACTAATTGTATACAGTCAATCAGCGAGCCTTTCCAAAGTTCTGATGTCTTCTCTTTTGCATAAAGAATACCTTGAATATTAATCTACTTGGATTGCTAGTTAAGCCAGGTCAGTAGAAGCTTGCGCGCTGAGCTTTAATTAGGGCTGGGTTTTAAATCAGTATGAGTTGAGTTGAGTGTGAAGTAAATTCAGATCAATTTTGATTGAAGGCACAAGTTCAGGTTGAACTCTCTTAGAGTAAGGATCTTTAGTGGTTCTTTTTCCAACCCTACAACAATGTCTTGTAACAGCCCACCTATGAAAGGTCTGGACTTTACTTTTGTGAAATATGGGTATAAGTAATTCCcttgagccgaaggtctatcggaaacaactcTCTACCTTCgcgaggtaggggtaaggtttgcgtacacattaccctccccaacCCCACACTATGAGAATATACCAGGTATGTTGTTGTTGGGTATaagtaattaaatttttttgACGAGACTTGCAGTTTTGATTGCATTCGTTCTATTGTTTGATTTACCCTGGCAGTTGTTAGTTATATTTGGGCTTAGCAATGAAGCCTGGACTTTTAGGCTAGAGAAGAGCTGTAAAAGGTAAAACTGACTTGGTGCCCCACAATTTTTTCGTTATATTATGTTTGTTTTCTGTCGAGAACCAATCTCTTTTTTTCCAATTAATGTCAAAACTTTTAACCTTCCACAAAGGCGCACCTTTTGAAGAGCTGTGCACATTTTTATACACAGTTAGAAGCTAAGCAAAATTACATCACACTAGCATTACGTTGAACATGGACATGGACCtggcatgaaaattttgaaaaattatggGGGCTTGACATGTATTGGAGATGATGTTATATCGGTATATGGTCTACACGTAAAACTAGAACTGTACTAACTACCAGTTCTtacctaaaaaaatataaaaattagatTAGTAACTAATTAACTATAAACTAAAGGCATAAGGGACAAACTTTATTAGCTTCAGGGGTCCAACATCATAAAGAATCTATTAAGTGACATCATAATGAACATCGAGGAATCACCTAATAAAGTGCTTGCTAGTACAAAAAAATCACACTCCAAAATGTCTAGTTCCAATAGTTCAAGTTTAAAACGTAATATCTGGGACTTAACTGTATTATTGTTGTACATGAATTAATGTGGTGTCAAACTTGATTAAATTTGATGTTGGTGCTTCCTAATGTTTGCAATGGGGCACGGGGGCAGAGAAAATTTCACTGTTAGTTTCCCAAAGCATAACATATCTGCCTAAGCTTGGTAAAAATAAAATCTTCATGCTCAttgttgaagacataattaagtaaataaaaatatgttctctctaacagcttaagcttttagatgagatggttaCACACttcaacatggtattagagcaggcTGAGGTCCTGGAGTCTCACCGCTATCCAATATCAAAAAGAATTTTCATGTGCTTGGCTCATCAAAAAGAATCAAGCCCGCACGTACGGGGGTGGGGGTGAGGATGGGGgtgttgaagacataattaagtaaataaaagtgtttTCTGTCTAACAATTTAAGTTTTTAGATGAGATAGTTACACACTTCAACACTCATTATCATTTAAAACTTCGTTTCTGCTAGAGCGGAACAGTTATTTTCTCATAGAAAACTTGAGAACGACGTACTATTCATGATAAAGTTAAAACGTCTTTCTTGCCTTTGGTATATCTCTATATACAAGAAGATCAAAGAGAAGCTCCTTTTACACATTGAAGGTAAACGATGCATTTCTGTTTTGAAGTTATGTGATTATCTACTTACTACAAGGGTATGAGAGGCtagttaatttatttaattataagaAAAGGGGACCTTATCTATATACTTTAATCCGGTGTTTAAAGACATAGGAAGCACGGATACCAAAATTTGTTGTTGTCTAGTTCAAGTGTTAGTCAAGTTCATCTAGCTGCAAATTGAGAAGCAAGATAAGCATAATTCATTAAAGAATATGATGAGTGTTTTCTATCAAATTCTGAAATCTCCTTTAGTATATTAAGCTACTCCAACTGATTCTTTTATGCTAAATGACCATTTTATGTTAAGTTTAGAATCAACGAAATTGATGAAATGCTATCTACATCATTTAACATCTTTTAATAGTTTAACGCCAAATATATTGTTAATAAATTTATGCTTTATTCGTGTCCCGTCACATTTACTTTTGAAGGTTCTTGTCTCCTACTTACTATGTTAGTGTTAAACATATGATGACGGTTATTACATTACCTTCTCACTAATATGATGAGTGGTTCACCCAAAAAACCATTTGCTTTAAAGTGAAATTGCTTATAAAGTGGTATTTTTGTTTTGGGGCAAAAACATCGTGCGCATTGCACTTTTTTCTATCCATTCCTCATTTATCTTTGATACATTTTCTTAAAGGGCATGTTAGGGCTTAGTTTGAGGCAGGTCGAATTATTTGTTTTAAGGGCTTATTAAGTTTTATTGAACTATCTTCTCAAAGATGCCAATTATCTTGAGCCAACATCTCCAGCACTGGGGCTCTGCTTTATTGTGTGTGTTTTATTCAAGATATTAGAAACTAAAGGTACGATTTGAGTTAACTAAAAATTCAACATGCATgaacttccttttttttttgggggggcaCTTTGCAATATCCACAATGTAGGTGGATTTGTTGTATGTCATTTCTTTTGGCTTTTGGGTATGTCGTGTTTTTACTTtatgttcagaaaaagaaaaggacaAGAATGAGGCTATTACACTTTTAAGTTTATATATGCTCCAAGTTGTCTGAAATTATTGTGTTTTGCTTCAGGAAGAGTTGCGGAATAGCATAATAGCCACTGTGAAAGAATCAGCAGCACTTAACCGTCCAGGTGCAGAAAATATGAAACCAAGGCAACTGTCGGATGCTATATATCAAGAAGTTGGGTAGGtcatatttcaatttttttaatggTTTTTATTTTGCTCTTTAAGACACTAGAAGCACCTAAACACTGAATTCATTCCTAATCtgacctcccccccccccccaaacacacacacacacacattttcTAAATTGGTATCTTCAACTAGGTTCCATTTCTTTATGTTTTCACTAGCTTAGAACCTGTTCGATTCGAATACCTTTAGAATGACTGTGTCCTCCAAACTTGTGTTCAGATaacaaataaaataatacatGCGTGAATGCTTTGAATAGGTTAATACACAgttgtttttactttctttgatACATAAGTACTAGTATTTATGGGAGGGGAGGTTTTTTATATTTAAACTTGTCtattttattgaatttagaaGTATTCTATATTTTTCTGGAAAATATGAAAAGAAGATAGATGAGAAAAACTTAGCAAAGAAAAATATCTGGTGTTACATATTTAAGCACTTAAgcatgtgtttttatttttataatttatttccTTGTCTATTCTATACTCGTTCTTGTTTCCCTCTAGGCTGATTTTCGTCTCATAAATGAGCTCTTTCTTGATCCTTTTTAGGCtgtaattttcatgaaattcaaAATGTGACTAGGTTCGGCCTACTTCAAGAATTGAAGGGTTTATTTGGCTTTTGAAAGCTTTTTTTTTTCCAAGTCAAAATATGAATATTCTACCCTTGTCCCAAACAAACTTTCACGTCTAACTTGGCATGAAAATTAAGGGACAGTTGAAGTTGTCTATAGCTTAGTTCTAAGTGAAAAGCTGATGTTGGGCATATAAAGAGAAATAGGTCGATTAAGTGGTAAAAAGTTCTGCCTCGTTATTGTTTATTGCTATAGGATAATCAATAGAAGTTTCTTTTCTGGAGACTGGAAATTGTTTTGACATGTTCTAACACAATCTGGGCATTCAATTTGGTATTGAGGGAGTAATtgtttattaataaaataaaaagtaaattttATGAGTGCAACATAAATGTTGGGGGAAGGGGGGAATTAATAAAGATAGAAATAAGTTACAGGGGGCTAAGTGACGAATTACTGAAAGCTCAATTGCTTGTAGCCCCTTTCCCTTTCACTCCAGAAGCGAATCATAACCTTGCATCTCAACTAATGATATGGAAAGTTAATCTATTACTTGATATAGGGTTTTCACATGCTACATTTTTAACCTGCTTTGGTTATGAACTATAGGGACAAAGTCATGGGTAAAATTTCAGAAGATTTATGGAATACCATCAGAACTGGTGACGGCATTCAAACTGAGATAACCCAAACTGTTCAATCAGTTTACAATAAGTTATTGTACCCACAACTAAATGAAGCTGGTGAATCATCCTCTAATTCAGAATTGCAGCCTGCTCCGAATGGCATTGAAACTAACGGACATAGTGCTGCGTCAGACAGTGTTATTGATGCCACAGTTTCTGTTGATGCGGAGCCAAATGAACCTCCTGGTTTTGCCCGATTAGGTTCAGACCGGAACAGCAAAAGTAACTGTTCAAATCAGATCAACAAAAGTAACCATAAGGAATCACCCAAAGAGAAGTCAGGAGTTCCTGTTCATGCTGATGGAAAAGCCAGAGAAACTAATACTGAGTCGGAGACGAATTGCGCCCCCGAACTATTCGGCGCCCCCGAACTTTTGGTGCCTGACAGTATGGATGTGGATGCACCACCTGGGTTTGCTATTGTCACGAAGGAGAAGAATCTAGATGATGTTGATGATGAAGATCCTGACGTGCCTCCAGGATTTGGCTGATCGCTTATTAATTTATTATACTTCTagttatattttttggaaaaggTTAGCCGATTCAGTTGGTCATTGTCGTATCAAGTTCAAACAGCTCGTGTTGACACTTACAGAGAGTACTTTACGTTGACTGCGCCGGCTAGCAGCTCATGACTTCTCTTTCTTCAATTTCCCAAGGTTAGAAGCCTTAACTATGTCACTTGTGTATGATCTTGGATTAAAGATTAGTAAGAGGCTTCAAGTATGAGCGTTGTAGATGACATGATGTCTTGGTGTACGATCTAGTATAAACTAAGTTAATTTGTTGGTTCTCCAGATGTTAACTTTAATATTACTTCCTAACCTGTACAAAGACCACCTTTTTTGCCTTTGCGTTTTGCCTTTTAAATGTTATTTCTTTAGCTGGGTttgttttttccaaaatttctagGAATTGATGCTGTGGATTGGACGAAGGAAAAATTAGTTGCTCACACCAATTGGCAAGAAGGTATCCTTTGTAAATGCATTTGCGTGATTTATTAAGCAATTTATTTTTTCCTCTTGGTTAAAAAGATACTGCATTATGCCCCGGTGAGGTGCCACTTTTCTCTTACGGATAATTATACTAGATATGGCACAAATACTATTCTTGCACTTGTCTCCTGTGATAGTCCGAAACATTTACACAGTAAATCTTTGTAGGAGCAATGTATGTTAAAGCTGCATTGTTAAACTTAGAGAGAACACTTCTATTTACTTAATAATATCGCCGACATGCTACGTGAGAGCTTGATTCTTTTTGATGGTCCAAGGACATGGAAGTTCTTTGATGAAGGGTGGCAGTGAGATTTAAACTTAAAGACCTCTATGTGTTTTGGTACAAATTGTGTGACCGCCTCATGTCTTAAAAGCTTAAACTGTCGGAAAGGACACACTTCtggttacttaattatatcattcaGTATATACTTTCTCTTTTGTTCTGTTCCTTGCTACATGAGGTGATGACATTTTATTGACTAATTAAGTCTATGGATATGCAGGTATATAACACTAACTTTAGGTACAGGATGTGTTATTTATTGTTTTTAGAAATTCAATCATGATGGTTGGAATTCGAAATTTGGTTCGTTTGTCTGAACACTCTTGTAATATGATTCGATTTTTTGCGGCATGGAAAGTTAGGCTTTTTcgaaggtctatcggaaacagcctctctacccctacAAGGTTCTACCCctacaaggtaggggtaaggtctgcgtacacactactctcccccgACTCCACTTGTGTGATTACGGTGGGTATGTTGCCGTTGGAAAGTTAGGCTTTTGCAATTACTTGATCTATTTTTAGTTTTGGCAGTTTCATTAAAGCATTGTATTACCATTTTAGTTGTTAATGAAATAACTGTCATTTAATTGTGTTACTAGGTGTATTTTTCTCATGTGGAACTAGTCAGCTTAGCACTATACCTAGATTTACTCAATTTTGAAATGTTACAAATTTCAgactaaaataaaacaaattattaTGAAATTAAATGTAACCTGATCTAATATACTGCTTTCTCATCCAAACTGCTTTTAGTCTTTCAAGATTATGAATACTGTGTTAGCATTCAAATTATAACAATTCCAATTCCAATCTATGAGGAAAATCTATAAAAAACAGGTACCATCACTGCATTGCGTCAATCAAGCActtcaaaatattatttcttaTATTCAGAAGGAGAATGTCAGCATCAAGACTTAGACTGATTTGAACTCTAGTCATTTCGGCCAAGGTATGTTTTAGCGGTCAATGAAACAGGATGCTACCTTCTCCGGACCctactaagtgggattatactgggttgttgttgttgttggtcaatgAAACAGGAGAGGTCATTGGAGATTAGAGTTCAAATCAGTCTAAGTCTTGATGGACAAGAGTTACCCGATAGGTGCGTCGGTGGGAATAGTTGTATTGGTGGTAGTAGCAGATGCACGATGAATTAGTTGAGGTACGATACAAACTTTTCCCGACACCATCCTTATCCGGAAAAGGGAGGTTGATGCGTGATAGAAAGGGTCAAGAAAAAGACTAACGAGGATCTTGGAGGATGGATTTATTTCAATTTAGATGGATATTTTAACTTTTCATTACTGCTGTGGTTATGGTTATCTTAGTCGAGAGTCTATCAGAAACAATCGCACACACTATCCTCCTTAAACTCTATCTGTAATATTAtattgagtttgttgttgttgtacgtAACACTTTAACATGTTTGCTCTAGTGGGAATTCAAAAGAGTTTAGTATTTAATAGGATATAGGGCATGCCAATAATAACAGAGACCAACTCCTACATCAAATAAGTAAATAAAGTAATATCCACATGGTCCATGTCTTATATACAAAGAAATTAAAGTACCCAACTTTATATAGTTATTATAATATGAAGAGAAGAAAGCATGCTGAATTAGCCTTGCCTTATTTAGTGCCattattaacttcttttttttctgaCGCAGGTACGTAACTTTATACACTACaacttcataaaaataaaaaaataagcttAAAGGTAAACCACTTtcaattagaaaaagaaaaagtagagTCATTTCCTTCTTATTTAATATCAACGCAACATTCTAAAGATTTCATCTTAAAAAGGATTTTCCTTAGATCCAACTCTTCCACAATTCGATGAGGTCAAATTAGGCTGGCCATAAACACAATACAGGTTAGCACA is a genomic window containing:
- the LOC107805039 gene encoding uncharacterized protein LOC107805039, whose product is MENNSNGTNGKRIRAEDVICKLKDDGDFDKLRLKILRKIKENEELRNSIIATVKESAALNRPGAENMKPRQLSDAIYQEVGDKVMGKISEDLWNTIRTGDGIQTEITQTVQSVYNKLLYPQLNEAGESSSNSELQPAPNGIETNGHSAASDSVIDATVSVDAEPNEPPGFARLGSDRNSKSNCSNQINKSNHKESPKEKSGVPVHADGKARETNTESETNCAPELFGAPELLVPDSMDVDAPPGFAIVTKEKNLDDVDDEDPDVPPGFG